ATACATAGCGATTGCAAAAATAGTGTTAATTTTTCACTTTAAAAAAACACATTAACAAAACACATTACATCTTAACAAATTACTTTAGAGACAGCTAAATAGAGTATCTATTCTTAAAATAAACAACCTTAATACCTGCATAAGAAGCTTATTTTATAAAAATCATCCAAATAAAGAAAAAATACTTTTCATAAAAATACATCTACGAATAAAAAAAATACTTTTCCTATAACTGTACAATAATTACTATAATTTATAATAAAAAACTCCCCAAATTGGGAAGTTTTTTTTGTAATATTATTTATAAAAGCTAAATCTTAATTCTTTCCTTTTTTTAATAATTGAGGGAATTTACGTTTAAAACGGTTCAACCTAGGTATTGAAACATTTTTTACATATGGGTTTTCAGGATGCAGACGTTCATAATTTTGATGATATTCTTCAGCAGGATAAAATTTTATAACCCTTGTAACTTCTGTAACTATTTTACCATTATATATTTCTGTGTTTAACTTTTTAATTGTGTCCTCAATAATTCTCTTTTCATTTACCGTACTATAAAAAGCGATAGATCTATATTGTGATCCATAATCCGGATGTTGTCCATTCTTAGTTGTTGGGTCATGAGACCCGTAAAATACAGCTACTAATGTTTTAAAGTTTACTTTTTTAGGGTTGTAATATACAGCTACAGTTTCAGCGTGTCCTGTACGACCTGTTCCTATAGTTTTATATGTCGGATTCTTTGTATGACCACCTGCGTAACCAGAAACAACTTCCTCTACCCCTATTACACTTTCAAAGACTGCTTCTACACACCAAAAACATCCACTTGCAAAATAAGCCTTTTTTAATTCCTTTTTTTCCTTATTTACACCCTCTACATTTTTTATTTTTTTACTTTTAAAACCAAGTAAACTAACAAGAATAACTAATAAGGTAAGTATCTTTATTAATTTCATATATCATATTTTATACATCTTAAGTCGTATAAATATAATTATATTACATATTAAAAGTGAAAATTTAGATTAATAATTCCTACATTAGAGAAACCACTATCTATCCATTTTTTGTTTGCTTTCTTATCAAAACTTCCATTATCGACAACAAAGTTATACTTAATAAAAATACCTGGTTCTGTACTTATACTAAAGTGTTTAGAAATATTAAACATTATCCCTAAAAAACTATTTCCTAAGGCAGCCCCTAAATGCTTATCACTCTCTTTAATATGATGATACATACCACCCAACTCAAAACCATAATAAAACTCCCACTTTCGGGTTCTCTTAAATAGTTTATCATATCCTATTTTAACTCCTAAATCAACCGTTCCTCCTTCACTTGTATCTAAATTATAATTTAAACCTAAACGGTAATGATATTTCTTGTTTTTTTTAAATCTATATGTTAATAAATACGCATTCTTGTCCGTAGGAAAAACTGAGTTTATAAATCGGGATGCAGTAATACTTACTTGATGTTTACTATCTCTTATATCCAAAAAAGAATCGCTCTTTTGAGAAAGAGCGATTTTATATATAGTTAAAAAAAGTAGTAGAACTATTTTTTTTGAACAATTCATTAATTAAAATATTTTTTTGTAATTTCTTCGATTCTCTTAGTAAAGTCACCAAAATAAACTTCAGCACTCTCCTTTTCACCATCTTTAAAAGTCATATTAAAAGGAAAATCAGCTTTATCATCGATTGTTATATCAGATATTTTAATATCATTATATAATAATTCGCTATCTAAAATCGTATTAATTTCATTTGTTGATAATTCTTTTATTTTTTTCCCTAAAGCTTTTACTTTGGTAACATCAAAACTATATGTAACTTTTAAGTTATTGTGAGAAAAATAACCTTTTATCTTCTTAATATCATTCTCAATACTTGAAACATTACCATAATCTGAAGTATTTAACTCTAAATCAGTGTTAAATGTATATCCACAATCACCTCCTGATGATAATGAATAAGTGAAGTTAAATTCAGTTGGAGATACTCTATTAAATTTAAAAGAATTTGTAAAAGGGCTTGTAAAAATATGAATATCTGCTTTTAAAGGCATAGAAAAATTAGTATTCACATCATATATTACTTCTTTTATATCTATTTCAAAAGTTTTAACATTATCTACAGTTACTAATAAATGTCCTTTTGTAGGTAATTTTACAATTTCATTTGTATAACTAACCTCTATATCTTCATAACTGTCAACAACTAGTACTGCATTATTTAATGTACCTGTATGAACCGATGGGAAATTTAATTCTATAATTGAAGCATCAGCAACTTTTGTCCATTTTTTCTCAACAATACCCCAAGAATATTTACCTTTTAATCCATTGTAATTAAACCCATTATCTTTATTAAAAGGACCAAACTGTTTATCAAACTGTTCCATTGTAAAATTAATCCACGATTCTGATTCAGTATATGAACCCCATGAATAAGTATGGGTTGTTTCTACATCTTCTTTTATAATAGCTTTGTAAAAGAAATCAGAAAAACCTCCATCTGCTAAGGTTTCCAAACAGCTATAAAAACTATCCATATTAGCTTTTATATTCTTTTTATCTTCTTCAACTGTAGTAAGAGTTGCTATGTCTGGCTCATTATTTTCTGTACATGATACAACAGTTAAAAATACAGCAACAAACAACATTAATAAATAATTAATTTTTTTCATAGTATAATTTTTTTTTTAAATTCAACTGCGAATTTATAATAAATTATTCTTGTTTATATTAATTTTTTATTTTTTTATGAATTCTTTTTTTCTATTTTTGTTATACCTAAAATAGTATAAATCAATGGAGCATTTTATAGTATCGGCACGTAAATATCGTCCTCAAGTTTTTGAAGATGTAGTTGGGCAACAAGCCATAACAAATACGTTAGAAAATGCTATAAAAAATAACCATTTAGCACAAGCTTTACTTTTTACAGGACCAAGAGGTGTTGGTAAAACATCTTGTGCTCGTATACTTGCAAAACGAATAAATCAAGAAGACGCTGATACAAATATTGATGAAGACTTTGCCTTTAATATTTTTGAATTAGATGCTGCTTCAAACAATTCAGTCGATGACATTCGTAGCTTAACTGATCAAGTTCGTATTCCTCCTCAAACAGGAAAATACAAAGTTTATATTATTGATGAAGTACACATGCTTTCTCAAGCAGCTTTTAATGCTTTTTTAAAGACGTTAGAAGAACCACCTGCACATGCCATTTTTATTTTGGCTACTACAGAGAAGCATAAAATTATACCTACTATTTTATCTCGTTGTCAAATATTCGATTTTAAGCGAATTGGTGTTTTAGATGCTAAAGAGTATTTAAAAACTATTTGCGCTAAAGAGAATATTACTGCCGATGACGATGCATTACATGTTATTGCCCAAAAGGCTGATGGAGCTATGCGTGATGCTTTATCTATTTTTGATAGAGTTGTTAGTTTTTCTGGTAGTAATTTAACTCGTGAAGCTGTTACTCAAAACTTAAACGTATTAGATTACGATGTATATTTTAATATTACTGATTTATTAGTTGACCATAAAATACCACAAGTATTAATGGCATTTAGTGATGTTTTAGGTAAAGGATTTGAAGGGCACCATTTTATTAATGGCTTAGCATCACACTTTAGAGACTTATTAGTAGCAAAAGATGAAGCAACCATATCTTTACTAGAAGTAGGAGACAATACTAAAAAGAAATATTTAGAGCAAGCCAAAAAGGCTAATATGCAATTTCTACTCCCTGCTATTGATAAAGCTAATGATTGCGATTTAAAATACCGAGGCAGTAAAAACCAACGATTACTGGTAGAATTAACCTTAATGCAAATAGCCTCTATCAATTTTGATGGAGCAAAAAAAAAATCTAACAACTACATAATTCCTGCTACATTTTTTACTTCTTTATCTCCATCTGTAAAAAAGAAAACAGTACCTCCTATTGTAAAACCCACTGAGACAGCTGAAGTTAAAGCAAAAATTCAGGCTCCTTTAACTAAAGTTGTTGCTGAATCAACAAAACCTTTATTAAAGAACATAAAACGTCGTGCCTCTTCTTTATCTTTAAAAAGTATTCATCAGAAAAAAGATGTAAAAACGAGTTTTAATGAAGATGAAAATTTTGAAAATCACCCAAGAACTCCTTTTACCCATGAAGAACTTAAGGATGCATGGAAAAAATACTACTTTAAATTACAAGAGCTTGGTGAACGTAGTATTGCTGCTATCTTAGCCTCTAATGAACCTCAGTTAGGAAAAAATTATGTAATAATTTTTTCTTTACCTAATGATTTAATGAAAACACAATTAGAACGAGGTAAACCAAAACTTACTGGTTTTTTACGTGAAAAATTAAATAATTACGGTATTCAAATTGAGGTTGCTGTTAATGCAATTGCAGAAAAGAAGTTTGCATACACTCCGCAAGAGAAATACAATAAACTAAAGGAAAAAAATCCGTTAATTGAAAAGCTTAAAAATACTTTTGGCTTAGACTTATAATAATCTCTTCATTTAATTCTCTTTATTTTCGATTATTTGTTTATTTTTAAGCCTTTCAGATAAAAACAGATCTATTGCAAGAAATACATAAAATTTTAATTGGTATTGCTTTTTCTCCTAACTTAAAAGCAAACTTATTTGAAACAATAAGGCTATCTAATATGTTTAACGCTCAATTAGTTGGTGTACATGTCGGTAAAAAATCTATTGAAAAAGAAAACCAATTACAAGAATTATTAAATGAAGCCCCAAAATTAGAACTTCCTTTAAAAACAATTTGGCAAGAAGGTAAACCTGTTGACGTTATTCTACAAACGTCAAAACAAGAAAATGTTAATTTACTAATTCTCGGTGCACTACAAAAAGAAAAATTATATAAATATTATGTAGGCTCAATAGCTAGAGAACTTACTAGAAAAGCTCCCTGCTCAGTATTATTACTTATAAGACCCGCTATAGAAAGAGTACCTTGTAAACACATTGTAGTTAGTGGTTTGCAAGATCACAAAACAGAAGAAACCATTAAGACAGCTTTTAATTTATCACAAAAATTAGATTGTAAAAGAGTTACAATAGTTGAAGAAATTAGTCAAACTGAATTAAATGTAAAGGTTAATGATGACATATCATTACGTAAAGCAACATTAGAAAAAGAACGCATGCAGAAACGCGAAGATGCTCGTGTAAAAAAAATGCTTCAACATATAGATACAAGTGATATTATTATAAAAACACAAAGTATTTTTGGACGTAGAGGTTATTCTATAGGTCATTATGCAAAAATTAAAAGAGCTGATTTATTAGTTATAAGTGCTCCTAAAAAAACAGGAATATTAGATCGAATATTTCCTCACGATTTAGAATATATATTATCAGAATTACCAACCGATGTTTTAATAGTTAAGTAGATGGGAAAAGGGTTTAAAACATTTTTAAGTGAAATACCTCAAAATATTTTTGCAGGTTTCGTTGTTTCGCTAATAGCACTTCCATTAGGTTTTGGTTTAGCATTAGCTTCTGGGGCACCTCCTATTTCGGGAGTTATTGCTGCAATAGTTGGAGGTACCGTCGTTGCAATTTTAGGAGGTTCTAATGTAACTATTACTGGACCAGGTAATGGTTTAGTAGTTGTTCTACTAGCCGCTATAACCACTTTAGGTGCTGGAGATATGCACCAAGGTTATTTATATACCCTAGCTGCTATTGTTATTTCGGGAATAATAATGATAATTCTTGGTTTTCTTAGAATGGGTGCTTTGGGAGATTACTTTCCATCCTCTGCTATTCAAGGAATGTTAGCTGCTATTGGTATTGGTATTTTTGCAAAGCAATTTCATGTAATGCTAGGTAACTTAAACGCTAAAGGAAGCATAATTAATTTATTAATACAAGTTCCTGAAGCTATAATAAACTTTATAAAAACTCCTGACACTAGTGTTCTATATGCAGGCTTGGTAGGTATTATTAGTTTATTAATAATGATATTTTATAGTAAAATACGTAATAAATATTTTCAGCTTATCCCGGCTCCTATGTGGATTGTTGTTTTAAGTATTGGTATGTATTATTATTACGACTTATTCTCAACAGATGTTTATCCTATTGATAAGGCTTTATTAATAAATTTACCTAATGATGTATTATCTAGTTTTGCTTTTCCAAATTTTAGTAAAGCTTATAGTTTTGAATTTATCAACGCAGTAATTGCCATTACTTTAATTGCAAGTATTGAAAGTTTACTTAGTATTAAAGCTGTAGATAAATTAGATACTTTAAAAAGACGTTCTAATGTTAATAAAGATATTAGAGCTTTAGGGTTAGCAACTGTAATCAGCGCCTTTTTAGGAGGTTTAAATGTTGTGACGGTAATTGCTCGTAGCTCAGTAAACGTAAATAATAAAGGTAGTAATCGTTCTGCAAACTTTTTTCATGCAACTTTCTTAGTTATATTTATTTTGCTTTTTGCAACAGAACTTCGTAAAATACCTTTACCTGCATTAGCTGCTATTCTGGTGTATACTGGCTATAAATTGGCTTCTCCTGAAAATATTAGAAAAGTATTTAAAATAGGAAAAGAGCAACTAATTATATTTTTTGTCACCTTATTAACAACCATAGCAACCAGTTTAATTACAGGTATCTTAGCTGGAATATTTATCACATTCATTATTCATGTTTTCATCAATAAAAACCTGATGCTTTTTATTAGAAATCTATTAAAACCAAATGTTTTAATGTTTAAAGAAGATGAAAAATATTATGTTTCTGTGAAAAATTTCTCTAGCTTTTTAAACTATACAAAACTAAAATCTAAATTAGATCAGATACCTGAAAACGAAGAAGCAATAATTGATTTTTCTTTGTGTGATTTTATAGACCATTCAGTAATGGAAAACCTTAATAATTACGCTGAAACATTTAAACGTAAAGGAGGTCATTTTGAAGTAATAGGCTTAGATGGTTATAAAACTGGAAGCGAGCACCCATTTGCATTGCGTAAGAACATTCCTGTTCAATCTGAAGAAAACACTGATTCCAATAGTTTAACAAAAAGACAAAAATCATTACAAAACATTTGTAATGAATTAAAATGGAACTATGATGCTTTACCTAAAGAAGCTGTTACCGAAATTCCTCATTTTGGTTATTTTAAAACACGACAGATAAGCAAAGTATCAAATATCTTATCAAATGAAAACTGTACATTGTTTGATGTTGAATTTTCTGAAGGTGAATTAATTGCAAAACAAATTATTAAAGTAACAATGATGTACATTGATATTGCTAAATACACTCCTGAATTTACTTTAGATAAAGAGGGTATTTTCGAATATATTTATCATTTTGCTGGCTTTAAAGATATTGATATTGAAAACCATCCTGACTTCTCTAAACGATTTTACCTTTCTGGAAAAAATGCTTCTGAAATAAAAAAATTCTTT
This genomic stretch from Tenacibaculum sp. Bg11-29 harbors:
- the msrA gene encoding peptide-methionine (S)-S-oxide reductase MsrA, with product MKLIKILTLLVILVSLLGFKSKKIKNVEGVNKEKKELKKAYFASGCFWCVEAVFESVIGVEEVVSGYAGGHTKNPTYKTIGTGRTGHAETVAVYYNPKKVNFKTLVAVFYGSHDPTTKNGQHPDYGSQYRSIAFYSTVNEKRIIEDTIKKLNTEIYNGKIVTEVTRVIKFYPAEEYHQNYERLHPENPYVKNVSIPRLNRFKRKFPQLLKKGKN
- the dnaX gene encoding DNA polymerase III subunit gamma/tau — encoded protein: MEHFIVSARKYRPQVFEDVVGQQAITNTLENAIKNNHLAQALLFTGPRGVGKTSCARILAKRINQEDADTNIDEDFAFNIFELDAASNNSVDDIRSLTDQVRIPPQTGKYKVYIIDEVHMLSQAAFNAFLKTLEEPPAHAIFILATTEKHKIIPTILSRCQIFDFKRIGVLDAKEYLKTICAKENITADDDALHVIAQKADGAMRDALSIFDRVVSFSGSNLTREAVTQNLNVLDYDVYFNITDLLVDHKIPQVLMAFSDVLGKGFEGHHFINGLASHFRDLLVAKDEATISLLEVGDNTKKKYLEQAKKANMQFLLPAIDKANDCDLKYRGSKNQRLLVELTLMQIASINFDGAKKKSNNYIIPATFFTSLSPSVKKKTVPPIVKPTETAEVKAKIQAPLTKVVAESTKPLLKNIKRRASSLSLKSIHQKKDVKTSFNEDENFENHPRTPFTHEELKDAWKKYYFKLQELGERSIAAILASNEPQLGKNYVIIFSLPNDLMKTQLERGKPKLTGFLREKLNNYGIQIEVAVNAIAEKKFAYTPQEKYNKLKEKNPLIEKLKNTFGLDL
- a CDS encoding SulP family inorganic anion transporter, whose product is MGKGFKTFLSEIPQNIFAGFVVSLIALPLGFGLALASGAPPISGVIAAIVGGTVVAILGGSNVTITGPGNGLVVVLLAAITTLGAGDMHQGYLYTLAAIVISGIIMIILGFLRMGALGDYFPSSAIQGMLAAIGIGIFAKQFHVMLGNLNAKGSIINLLIQVPEAIINFIKTPDTSVLYAGLVGIISLLIMIFYSKIRNKYFQLIPAPMWIVVLSIGMYYYYDLFSTDVYPIDKALLINLPNDVLSSFAFPNFSKAYSFEFINAVIAITLIASIESLLSIKAVDKLDTLKRRSNVNKDIRALGLATVISAFLGGLNVVTVIARSSVNVNNKGSNRSANFFHATFLVIFILLFATELRKIPLPALAAILVYTGYKLASPENIRKVFKIGKEQLIIFFVTLLTTIATSLITGILAGIFITFIIHVFINKNLMLFIRNLLKPNVLMFKEDEKYYVSVKNFSSFLNYTKLKSKLDQIPENEEAIIDFSLCDFIDHSVMENLNNYAETFKRKGGHFEVIGLDGYKTGSEHPFALRKNIPVQSEENTDSNSLTKRQKSLQNICNELKWNYDALPKEAVTEIPHFGYFKTRQISKVSNILSNENCTLFDVEFSEGELIAKQIIKVTMMYIDIAKYTPEFTLDKEGIFEYIYHFAGFKDIDIENHPDFSKRFYLSGKNASEIKKFFTDELVLFFESNKYYHIEGNQKGLLVIGRERLAGIKEIKTLADFGVRLKKIICVENI
- a CDS encoding universal stress protein translates to MQEIHKILIGIAFSPNLKANLFETIRLSNMFNAQLVGVHVGKKSIEKENQLQELLNEAPKLELPLKTIWQEGKPVDVILQTSKQENVNLLILGALQKEKLYKYYVGSIARELTRKAPCSVLLLIRPAIERVPCKHIVVSGLQDHKTEETIKTAFNLSQKLDCKRVTIVEEISQTELNVKVNDDISLRKATLEKERMQKREDARVKKMLQHIDTSDIIIKTQSIFGRRGYSIGHYAKIKRADLLVISAPKKTGILDRIFPHDLEYILSELPTDVLIVK